From a region of the Archocentrus centrarchus isolate MPI-CPG fArcCen1 chromosome 18, fArcCen1, whole genome shotgun sequence genome:
- the LOC115797527 gene encoding uncharacterized protein LOC115797527 encodes MVNFAFMPVLLCIFSWISSSLTQFYTVEVQPGEDVTLRCSNLSSMVSHVHWFKMTSSPSVSCISSMISPVRNFSFCDDGFQNGKFRMTSNTSVVYLKIKQVDLSDSGLYFCGEKLNNKSVISSGTHLKVLEASDALTNLASVILGGLTVFLLLVIMSLAVKIRRFHTAQDERQNPQHNENVESDAMNYAALSFHPKENFRRAAPHKESHVTYAATR; translated from the exons ATGGTGAACTTTGCCTTCATGCCAGTTTTACTCTGCATCTTCA GTTGGATCTCATCCTCTCTCACACAGTTTTACACTGTGGAGGTTCAGCCTGGTGAAGATGTCACACTGCGCTGCTCCAACCTTAGCAGTATGGTCTCTCACGTACACTGGTTCAAAATGACCAGCAGTCCCAGCGTCAGCTGCATCTCCTCTATGATAAGCCCAGTAAGgaatttttctttctgtgatgATGGATTTCAAAATGGCAAATTTAGAATGACATCCAACACCTCTGTGGTATATCTCAAAATCAAACAAGTGGATCTATCAGACTCTGGACTGTATTTCTGTGGAGAGAAACTCAATAACAAGTCAGTAATTTCAAGTGGAACACATTTGAAGGTTTTAG AAGCATCTGATGCATTAACAAATCTGGCGAGTGTGATCCTCGGGGGTTTAACTGTTTTCCTTCTACTGGTCATCATGAGTCTGGCTGTCAAAATCAGGAGATTTCATACAG CTCAAGATGAGAGGCAGAATCCACAACACAATGAG AATGTGGAATCTGATGCCATGAACTATGCAGCTCTGagttttcatccaaaagaaaATTTCCGGAGGGCTGCACCACACAAAGAGTCACATGTGACATATGCTGCAACAAGATAG